The sequence ataacaaaCTATTCTAGAATCTTCTTAATCGTTTTTAAAACCATACTGCAATAAGTCCTCAAAATATTTCTCATAATGTGACAGCAACTGGTACGTTTCCGGGCCATATCTGAATTCCATTTTCTTTGTGCCGCCATAACATTCTGGCAGATATTCAGGCGATATATAACGATGTAGAGACTCATAATTCGTACCATGTAACATTATACGAGCAGCAAATTTcggattgaaaaataatttaaatgtggAGAAAATTGGTtcaaagaatttcggttgattGACAACGTGGAAGCCCTTGACTCTGAGCGgtatattattttgtatattgtCTAGAATACGTTTTATCCGATACGGGGTAGATTGTAGAGCCTGACCAAATGATAAATCCTGCAAATCCAGTATATACATGACACCATTTATTTGGGTTTCCACTTCCAGTTGTATGAGTTCGGTGCATATGCCACAGGCGGCATAGACACTATCATATGAGATGACTTTGTGGTTCCAATTTTCTGaaggaaaataattaattattagaggattttttgtaaattattgtttaattatttactCATTAGTGAGACTATAACACGTCGGCCATGTTGATCGCGCCAGGGTAGCAATGTTACCAAATTGTTATCAAATACCGGTTTTAATGTAATGGGCATTAATAGATTTGTTATTTCGCTATATTTGCGGCGTATAGTGTAATTACGTCTGACctgaatttatatattattaacaGTAATTTACATTTCaagtctttatttttttttcaatcttaCCAAATCTCTGGCACTTTCTGGATAAAATTTACAAGCTCTCAAATATAGTATCAGCCACTCCTCATCAGTTTTGgggatatttaaatttgtttcagctggcaaataaattaattaattaaataattttatttcatatttaatatgtttttatttgtttagtttaaaaaccttgtaataaatttttcaattcttttatgcctttttgaatattttctggCGTTTCTCTCAGTTCCTGTAAAGCCTTGTTTTGGGCTGCTTCACTGGGTTTTCCCAAGTCCAATTTTAATATTAAGTCACCACATTTTATTTCAGGACAAATTTTTCGATAATTATCCATTTTATTAACTTTatgaaattcaatatttatgtatttaatttatattttttaatttatgtgatCCGTTCAATTAGATTCAATAAACTAATAGGTTTATTAGCTGTTTAGTCATTTTTATTTAGATCAAATGTTTATAGTTGAATCatagaaattatataaattacttCGCAATTGACAAACGAATCCTCATGATTTTTTTCTAATACCAAAGTCTAAAGAACTTAGCTTAGTGTGAAAATGTGCGAAGTCCACTTTATAAGAAAATTGAACgctaaaataagtaaaaaaacactgtttatttcgttttttcttCGTTGTTATACTGTTGTATGCAAAAGTTCTAAGAGCAATTTGTGTTATGAAAATCTGCTAAGTCCACTTTATATTATCAAAATTCCAATATTATTAtctccgaatcattacttgacaTGAAACATGCATCCATTACCCCTGTCTatacttaacaaatatttatcacaacaATATATGACATTTGTTgccaagacaaagttgtctaagcaaaagcactaacaattttatcataacgaagcaataatactaataaatgga comes from Calliphora vicina chromosome 2, idCalVici1.1, whole genome shotgun sequence and encodes:
- the LOC135952584 gene encoding alpha-tocopherol transfer protein-like: MDNYRKICPEIKCGDLILKLDLGKPSEAAQNKALQELRETPENIQKGIKELKNLLQAETNLNIPKTDEEWLILYLRACKFYPESARDLVRRNYTIRRKYSEITNLLMPITLKPVFDNNLVTLLPWRDQHGRRVIVSLMKNWNHKVISYDSVYAACGICTELIQLEVETQINGVMYILDLQDLSFGQALQSTPYRIKRILDNIQNNIPLRVKGFHVVNQPKFFEPIFSTFKLFFNPKFAARIMLHGTNYESLHRYISPEYLPECYGGTKKMEFRYGPETYQLLSHYEKYFEDLLQYGFKND